A region of Solanum dulcamara chromosome 7, daSolDulc1.2, whole genome shotgun sequence DNA encodes the following proteins:
- the LOC129895672 gene encoding LOW QUALITY PROTEIN: protein JINGUBANG (The sequence of the model RefSeq protein was modified relative to this genomic sequence to represent the inferred CDS: substituted 1 base at 1 genomic stop codon): MMPFYQTSCSSNGSKAEQEKPTSLDSQPSFHSVPSIKTLPHDLSFSLNLETHYQCIANLKGQNSYTSSLVLAGKFLFTGSSDKEICMWEQKALTSTIDASLIDTVIAGKGAVKSLVILSDKVFSAHQDHKIRVWRIENHNSDTPKVVHLATLPLLSDRAFKFMVPKNHVQIRRHKKSTWVHHVDTVSALALSNDESFLYSVSWDRTLKIWRTNDFKCLESIANAHDDAINALEISQDGDVFTGSADKTIKIWRKGFEEKKHLLVSTLEKHKSGVNALAVGRSSTHSVLYSGGCDRSILVWEKDESGDMGLLDALRGHRKSILCLAVIADLVCSGSADKTVRVWRGVERCYSCLSVISGHSGPVKCLTVTSEQQIPSDTASSYVLYTASLDGETKVWRICVPFLXSCLIYSMIQLFDLSPLFQ; this comes from the coding sequence ATGATGCCTTTTTACCAAACTTCATGTTCAAGCAATGGCTCAAAAGCAGAACAAGAAAAGCCAACTTCTTTAGATTCACAGCCAAGTTTTCATTCAGTTCCTTCAATCAAAACACTACCTCATGATCTAAGTTTTTCTCTTAATCTTGAAACTCATTATCAATGCATTGCTAATCTTAAGGGACAGAATTCCTATACATCTTCCCTTGTACTTGCTGGGAAATTCCTTTTTACTGGCTCTTCTGATAAAGAAATTTGTATGTGGGAGCAAAAAGCTTTAACTTCCACAATAGATGCTAGTTTAATCGACACGGTTATAGCAGGGAAAGGTGCAGTGAAGTCTCTAGTAATTTTGTCTGATAAGGTCTTTAGTGCTCATCAAGATCATAAAATCAGAGTCTGGAGAATCGAAAACCATAATTCAGATACCCCGAAAGTAGTTCATTTGGCCACTCTACCATTACTTAGTGACAGAGCTTTTAAATTTATGGTACCAAAAAACCATGTTCAGATCAGGCGCCACAAGAAGTCTACATGGGTGCATCATGTTGACACAGTGTCAGCACTAGCCCTTTCGAACGACGAGTCATTCCTCTACTCTGTTTCATGGGACAGaacacttaaaatctggcgAACCAATGATTTTAAGTGCCTAGAATCAATAGCAAATGCACATGATGACGCGATCAACGCTCTAGAAATATCACAAGACGGGGATGTTTTTACCGGATCAGCTGACAAGACTATCAAGATTTGGAGAAAGGGGTTTGAAGAGAAAAAACATTTACTAGTTAGTACACTAGAGAAACACAAATCTGGTGTAAATGCACTTGCAGTTGGGAGAAGTAGTACTCATTCTGTTTTATATTCGGGTGGTTGCGATAGGTCAATACTAGTTTGGGAGAAGGATGAAAGTGGTGACATGGGGCTACTGGATGCACTCAGGGGTCATAGAAAGTCCATATTATGTCTGGCTGTAATTGCAGATTTGGTGTGCAGTGGTTCAGCAGATAAAACAGTGAGAGTGTGGAGAGGGGTTGAGAGATGTTACTCTTGTCTTAGTGTTATTTCAGGACACAGTGGACCAGTGAAGTGCCTAACTGTGACTAGTGAACAACAAATTCCATCAGATACAGCTTCTTCATATGTCCTATACACTGCTAGTTTAGATGGTGAGACCAAGGTTTGGAGGATTTGTGTTCCTTTTCTATGAAGCTGTTTGATATACTCAATGATTCAACTCTTTGATCTTTCTCCTTTGTTCCAATGA